A single window of Intrasporangium calvum DSM 43043 DNA harbors:
- a CDS encoding cytochrome c biogenesis protein ResB: MTTSVRNRQEASSRVATRVTAHVPGHVDSVDDDLGHVEHGVDVLDGLQKQDANHPHHRNQHPLRRVWLFLISMRTGLWIILLLGILTLFGTLLMQATPEARADEQTYAQWLAGTPSERYGGWVGILDKLGLFHVFSTWYFQGLFVLLSMSILACSINRAPKLWRVATHPRTSMREVFFTHAPLRATVDLPGDVETAAQQVRDALHGKHFRVIDGTTTTGADVYGDRFRWGPFGTVVAHLSIIVIMLGFVVSATTGFKDTDFIAPVGVDVPVGHGTGLTAKALSFTDTYYENGSPKDYVSDVVLTKDGKQVARQEVRVNTPLIYEGVWFHQAFFGIGVDVTVKEQGKEIFRQMVPLKWQSNDGQQSIGQFEIPGKGVSVYVIQAASGQVLKELPAGTAQFEVHKDGVENPLGWPVIDQGKSADVDGLTYTFERNRPYTGLTVKQDKGSWLVWLGSALLIIGSYLVFFMAHRRIWARIRSNGDGTSRVMVGAPLKRDPAFEPVFKNIVSTIKTSDA; this comes from the coding sequence ATGACCACCAGCGTCAGGAACCGCCAGGAGGCCAGCTCGCGCGTCGCGACGCGCGTCACGGCCCACGTGCCTGGCCATGTCGACAGCGTCGACGACGACCTCGGGCACGTCGAGCACGGCGTCGACGTCCTCGACGGCCTCCAGAAGCAGGACGCGAACCACCCGCACCACCGCAACCAGCACCCGCTCAGGCGCGTCTGGCTCTTCCTCATCTCGATGCGCACGGGTCTGTGGATCATCCTGCTGCTCGGCATCCTCACCCTCTTCGGCACCCTGCTCATGCAGGCCACGCCCGAAGCCCGCGCGGACGAGCAGACCTACGCGCAGTGGCTCGCCGGCACCCCCTCCGAGCGCTACGGCGGCTGGGTCGGCATCCTCGACAAGCTCGGCCTCTTCCACGTCTTCTCGACGTGGTACTTCCAGGGCCTCTTCGTCCTGCTCAGCATGAGCATCCTCGCCTGCTCGATCAACCGGGCCCCCAAGCTGTGGCGGGTCGCAACCCATCCGCGGACCTCGATGCGCGAGGTGTTCTTCACCCACGCGCCGCTCCGCGCCACGGTCGACCTGCCCGGCGACGTCGAGACCGCAGCCCAGCAGGTCCGGGACGCCTTGCACGGCAAGCACTTCCGGGTCATCGATGGCACGACGACGACCGGCGCGGACGTCTACGGTGACCGCTTCCGCTGGGGCCCGTTCGGCACCGTCGTCGCCCACCTCAGCATCATCGTCATCATGCTCGGCTTCGTCGTCTCGGCGACGACCGGCTTCAAGGACACCGACTTCATCGCGCCCGTCGGGGTGGACGTGCCGGTCGGCCACGGCACCGGCCTGACGGCCAAGGCCCTCTCGTTCACCGACACCTACTACGAGAACGGATCGCCGAAGGACTACGTCTCGGACGTCGTCCTCACCAAGGACGGCAAGCAGGTCGCCCGCCAAGAGGTTCGCGTCAACACCCCGCTCATCTACGAGGGCGTGTGGTTCCACCAGGCCTTCTTCGGGATCGGCGTCGACGTCACCGTCAAGGAGCAGGGCAAGGAGATCTTCCGCCAGATGGTCCCGCTCAAGTGGCAGTCGAACGACGGCCAGCAGAGCATCGGCCAGTTCGAGATCCCCGGCAAGGGCGTCAGCGTCTACGTCATCCAGGCCGCCTCCGGCCAGGTCCTCAAGGAGCTCCCCGCCGGCACCGCCCAGTTCGAGGTCCACAAGGACGGCGTCGAGAACCCGCTCGGCTGGCCAGTCATCGACCAGGGCAAGTCCGCCGACGTCGACGGACTCACCTACACCTTCGAGCGCAACCGCCCGTACACCGGCCTCACCGTGAAGCAGGACAAGGGGTCCTGGCTCGTCTGGCTCGGCTCGGCCCTGCTCATCATCGGCAGCTACCTCGTGTTCTTCATGGCGCACCGCAGGATCTGGGCTCGCATCCGGTCCAACGGCGACGGCACGAGCCGCGTCATGGTCGGCGCCCCGCTCAAGCGGGACCCCGCCTTCGAGCCGGTGTTCAAGAACATCGTCTCCACCATCAAGACGTCCGACGCCTGA
- a CDS encoding cytochrome c biogenesis CcdA family protein yields the protein MTGNITLAVAFLAGIVSFASPCCLPMVPAYVSYIVGGTGAEVRPTRRTTLQQAVAFVIGFTVVFVALWASIGLVGYLLRDQVDVLRKVGGVVLILMGLHVAGLISLPFLTRQSGLSMGSLLRRRADGTVEQQSPHVGRSVLFGVVFAAGWTPCVGPILSGIIGLASLRSSVGEGAALLVAYAVGLGLPFIFVALGVSALGNRLNWFVRHEAAVSMVTGSMLVIVGFLMMTNLFVRLSQYVPGFTI from the coding sequence ATGACCGGCAACATCACCCTCGCAGTGGCGTTCCTGGCAGGCATCGTCTCCTTCGCCTCGCCGTGCTGCCTGCCGATGGTGCCGGCCTACGTCAGCTACATCGTCGGCGGCACTGGGGCGGAGGTCCGGCCCACGCGGCGCACCACCCTCCAGCAGGCAGTGGCGTTCGTCATCGGCTTCACCGTCGTCTTCGTCGCCCTCTGGGCCTCCATCGGGCTCGTCGGCTACCTGCTCCGCGACCAGGTCGACGTGCTGCGCAAGGTCGGGGGAGTGGTGCTCATCCTGATGGGCCTGCACGTCGCTGGCCTCATCTCCCTCCCCTTCCTCACCCGGCAGAGCGGGCTGTCCATGGGCAGCCTGCTCCGCCGCCGGGCCGACGGCACCGTCGAGCAGCAGAGCCCGCACGTCGGCCGGTCGGTCCTCTTCGGGGTCGTCTTCGCCGCCGGCTGGACGCCGTGCGTCGGCCCGATCCTCAGCGGCATCATCGGCCTCGCCTCGCTCCGCTCGAGCGTCGGTGAGGGAGCTGCGCTCCTCGTCGCGTATGCCGTCGGGCTCGGTCTGCCCTTCATCTTCGTCGCGCTCGGGGTGAGCGCCCTGGGCAACCGCCTCAACTGGTTCGTCCGCCACGAGGCCGCCGTCTCGATGGTCACCGGATCGATGCTCGTCATCGTCGGCTTCCTGATGATGACCAACCTCTTCGTCCGTCTCTCCCAGTACGTCCCCGGGTTCACGATATGA
- a CDS encoding tetratricopeptide repeat protein, which yields MSRAKGATTTTSPTRVKSDLLARLGLDAGADDQEVEATHDQIVEYLEGAPTDIRGWADRRQQEVDRVFALLTGPESELRALARPSGAGAAAETTEPNRTNRMLVGIIAVLVTIGVVLGVYWMGKPDVPEMTTAQDTSQTQTAAAVDPAKLAELTKKVEANPKDIASLQGIADLYFGANDWANAKAFSQKALDIDPKNAQALISLGAAAYNSGDNATAEKTWKAGVAAHPDNAELHYDLGFLYMTTGRSDLMQSEWKKVVEIDPNSELAKTVQSQVGDVTKPSGQPTTTK from the coding sequence ATGTCCCGAGCCAAGGGCGCCACCACCACGACGAGCCCCACGCGCGTCAAGTCCGACCTCCTGGCCCGGCTCGGGCTCGACGCGGGGGCGGACGACCAGGAGGTGGAGGCCACCCACGACCAGATCGTCGAGTACCTCGAGGGGGCCCCGACCGACATCCGCGGGTGGGCCGACCGCCGGCAGCAGGAGGTCGACCGCGTCTTCGCCCTGCTGACCGGACCCGAGTCCGAGCTGCGGGCCCTCGCCCGGCCGAGCGGAGCAGGTGCGGCGGCCGAGACCACCGAGCCGAACCGGACCAACCGGATGCTCGTCGGCATCATCGCCGTCCTCGTCACCATCGGCGTCGTCCTCGGCGTCTACTGGATGGGCAAGCCCGACGTCCCCGAGATGACCACGGCGCAGGACACCAGCCAGACGCAGACGGCCGCCGCCGTCGACCCCGCCAAGCTCGCCGAGCTGACCAAGAAGGTCGAGGCGAACCCCAAGGACATCGCCTCCCTCCAGGGCATCGCCGACCTCTACTTCGGCGCCAACGACTGGGCCAACGCGAAGGCGTTCTCGCAGAAGGCGCTCGACATCGACCCGAAGAACGCGCAGGCGCTCATCAGCCTCGGCGCGGCCGCCTACAACTCCGGCGACAACGCCACCGCCGAGAAGACCTGGAAGGCCGGCGTCGCCGCTCACCCGGACAACGCCGAGCTGCACTACGACCTCGGCTTCCTCTACATGACGACCGGCCGCTCCGATCTCATGCAGTCCGAGTGGAAGAAGGTCGTCGAGATCGACCCGAACAGCGAGCTCGCCAAGACCGTCCAGTCCCAGGTCGGCGACGTCACGAAGCCGTCCGGCCAGCCCACCACCACCAAGTAA
- a CDS encoding cytochrome c3 family protein yields MTRNRTTPPRHTRLGGWPAAVAMVPLLALALTATPAVGLAAEDLPTPTATTTSSPSPTPTPTSSATETPTAPPTAEPSPTTSGTTPGTEAAATTAPATDPSTEPSATSSTDLTAASTDLLSLPVPGLSGGAAALALLGDPGVTPRYLPAGAPAAGLGPFQSVRLVAPLLNGGPDPVTVTPQLEFRVAGTGDFQVVPEAATPGVPLHSAEEWVATETGSAPAPRSTPIPADSLHVTIPDGLTAVAGQRSSGINPVTPYFLPPGTATEQEFTVTLSIDAGYGTSYELRVTDDGSAIPLLEPATVTVGAAPATLASPGQQDGEQVSGLPEAQATAYALVGAPEADATKTSYPLYTALAGPDVATDAVITVGPNGPGTIHNPGASTTSGQCGVCHQTHSAKSQNLVKKSSETDQCYTCHAGGTGGADVQAQYALGQPANDPTTRSYWSHDTTDPGDHTLDSKNEFAGALSRHSQCSDCHDPHGATTSKSTMTATGWTAPGGFTKVGGVAVTNGAAGTAPTYTWLDGMVQPVTAEYQLCLKCHSGFTTLPEDVAGKPSQSFTDLAVDFNPANGSYHPIEAPGRNQTQKLADSLAGPSPYKLWNFTTNDTVRCVSCHASNTTGTSADPAENGPDATLTVHASTNRGILIRPYENRVLSKAGQYYDAKGFALCLACHMETPYLNRVRPAAAEGTNFVFHGLHVSGITTKGSGGLDIDTPGAGQGNARCAECHFSSHGTTQLPDGQQVAGDRLIGFPPNVLPSKAMGGVPTFKKTATGGTCTLTCHGKDHQGATYSN; encoded by the coding sequence ATGACACGCAACCGGACCACCCCACCGCGCCACACCCGGCTCGGTGGATGGCCTGCTGCGGTGGCCATGGTGCCTCTCCTCGCCCTCGCGCTCACGGCGACGCCGGCCGTCGGCCTGGCGGCCGAGGACCTTCCCACGCCGACCGCGACGACGACCAGCAGCCCGTCGCCCACCCCCACTCCGACGAGCTCGGCGACCGAGACGCCGACGGCGCCGCCGACCGCAGAGCCGTCACCGACGACCTCCGGGACGACCCCTGGCACCGAAGCGGCGGCAACGACCGCCCCGGCCACTGATCCGTCGACCGAACCGAGCGCCACGTCATCGACCGACCTGACCGCCGCCTCGACCGACCTGCTCTCACTGCCGGTCCCGGGCCTGAGCGGCGGAGCCGCCGCCCTCGCGCTGCTGGGTGACCCCGGCGTGACGCCGCGGTACCTGCCGGCAGGCGCGCCCGCCGCAGGCCTCGGCCCATTCCAGTCCGTCCGTCTCGTCGCCCCGCTGCTCAACGGCGGGCCCGACCCCGTGACGGTGACGCCCCAGCTCGAGTTCCGGGTCGCCGGGACCGGCGACTTCCAGGTCGTCCCCGAGGCCGCCACGCCGGGCGTGCCGCTCCACTCCGCCGAGGAGTGGGTCGCCACCGAGACCGGCTCCGCGCCGGCGCCGAGATCGACTCCGATCCCGGCCGACTCGCTGCACGTGACGATTCCCGACGGCCTCACCGCAGTGGCCGGCCAGCGCTCCAGCGGGATCAACCCGGTCACCCCCTACTTCCTCCCGCCGGGCACCGCCACCGAGCAGGAGTTCACCGTCACGCTGTCCATCGACGCCGGCTACGGGACGAGCTACGAGCTGCGCGTCACGGACGACGGGTCAGCGATCCCGCTCCTCGAGCCGGCGACCGTCACCGTCGGAGCCGCGCCGGCGACCCTCGCCAGTCCCGGCCAGCAGGACGGCGAGCAGGTCTCCGGGCTCCCGGAGGCCCAGGCCACCGCCTACGCCCTCGTCGGCGCGCCAGAGGCTGACGCGACGAAGACGAGCTACCCCCTCTACACCGCGCTCGCCGGCCCCGACGTGGCGACCGACGCGGTCATCACGGTCGGCCCCAACGGGCCGGGCACGATCCACAACCCGGGAGCCTCCACGACGAGCGGCCAGTGCGGCGTGTGCCACCAGACGCACTCGGCGAAGTCGCAGAACCTCGTGAAGAAGTCGTCCGAGACCGACCAGTGCTACACCTGCCACGCCGGTGGAACCGGAGGGGCGGACGTCCAGGCGCAGTACGCCCTCGGCCAGCCTGCGAACGACCCCACGACGCGCTCCTACTGGTCGCACGACACCACCGACCCGGGGGACCACACGCTCGACTCCAAGAACGAGTTCGCGGGCGCGCTGAGCCGCCACAGCCAGTGCAGCGACTGCCACGACCCGCACGGCGCGACGACGTCGAAGTCGACGATGACCGCCACCGGCTGGACCGCCCCCGGCGGGTTCACCAAGGTGGGCGGTGTCGCCGTGACCAACGGGGCTGCCGGCACCGCGCCGACGTACACCTGGCTCGACGGCATGGTCCAGCCCGTCACGGCCGAGTACCAGCTGTGCCTCAAGTGCCACTCGGGCTTCACGACGCTCCCCGAGGACGTGGCAGGCAAGCCGTCGCAGAGCTTCACCGACCTCGCCGTGGACTTCAACCCGGCCAACGGCTCCTATCACCCGATCGAGGCCCCGGGCCGCAACCAGACCCAGAAGCTCGCCGACAGCCTCGCCGGGCCCTCGCCCTACAAGCTGTGGAACTTCACGACGAACGACACCGTCCGCTGCGTCAGCTGCCACGCGAGCAACACGACCGGCACCTCCGCCGACCCGGCGGAGAACGGGCCCGACGCGACCCTCACGGTCCACGCCTCGACGAACCGCGGCATCCTCATCCGGCCCTACGAGAACCGCGTCCTGTCCAAGGCCGGCCAGTACTACGACGCCAAGGGCTTCGCCCTGTGCCTTGCCTGCCACATGGAGACCCCGTACCTGAACCGCGTCCGGCCGGCCGCTGCCGAGGGCACGAACTTCGTCTTCCACGGCCTGCACGTCTCCGGCATCACGACCAAGGGCAGCGGCGGGCTCGACATCGACACCCCGGGCGCTGGGCAGGGCAACGCCCGCTGCGCCGAGTGCCACTTCAGCAGCCATGGCACGACCCAGCTGCCCGACGGCCAGCAGGTCGCGGGGGACCGCCTCATCGGCTTCCCGCCGAACGTCCTGCCGAGCAAGGCGATGGGAGGCGTCCCGACCTTCAAGAAGACGGCCACCGGCGGCACCTGCACCCTGACCTGCCACGGCAAGGACCACCAGGGCGCGACCTACAGCAACTGA
- a CDS encoding cytochrome c3 family protein, with the protein MRTDRKVMRRVVLVAAASAALFMGATPAQADNGPHVSTATNNTTFVDGQPTNGVKISDAGQGRCASCHRAHTAKAPYLLNATSEEALCFSCHGTGGTGATTDVQGGVGYDTASSTTYPDGTTVQTVVRGSTQVLPLRGGGFEKAMLGSSEATKDMGVLGAHGWTSVNQLIPPAPTQEATTSSHLGGVNVMWGNGALSATPNTGKVMSSPKLECTSCHDPHGNKQYRILRPVPSDSGFSATAFPDGILIPDTTNKVYTTDNYWSVGDTNVPAEELTTTILGATSIVDPTPKIKTSSVAVSPYMANVAAWCTTCHTRYLAPSQSYKTDSGDAVFTYRHTGDNVSGDRDARSRNCIQCHVAHGSNAVMPNSSVEWPDGTTPSSDSRLLRVDDRGICVMCHNV; encoded by the coding sequence ATGAGAACAGACCGAAAAGTGATGCGGAGGGTCGTCCTCGTGGCGGCCGCCTCCGCCGCGCTGTTCATGGGGGCCACGCCGGCGCAAGCCGACAACGGTCCGCACGTTTCCACGGCCACGAACAACACGACGTTCGTCGATGGCCAACCCACAAACGGTGTCAAGATCAGCGACGCCGGTCAGGGCCGATGTGCCTCGTGCCACCGGGCCCACACGGCCAAGGCGCCGTACCTTCTCAACGCAACATCCGAGGAGGCACTCTGCTTCTCCTGCCACGGCACGGGCGGCACGGGCGCAACGACGGACGTGCAGGGCGGCGTCGGGTATGACACCGCTTCGTCCACTACCTATCCTGACGGCACGACCGTGCAAACGGTAGTCCGTGGTTCCACCCAGGTCCTGCCGCTTCGAGGCGGCGGCTTCGAGAAGGCCATGCTCGGTTCGAGCGAGGCCACCAAGGACATGGGCGTCCTAGGGGCGCACGGCTGGACTTCAGTGAACCAGCTCATCCCACCGGCCCCCACGCAGGAGGCCACGACGTCGAGCCACCTCGGTGGCGTCAACGTCATGTGGGGCAACGGGGCCCTCTCGGCCACGCCCAACACGGGCAAGGTCATGAGCAGCCCCAAGCTGGAGTGCACGTCCTGCCACGACCCGCATGGGAACAAGCAGTACCGCATCCTCCGGCCCGTTCCGAGTGATTCGGGCTTCAGCGCCACGGCTTTCCCCGACGGCATCCTCATCCCGGACACGACGAACAAGGTCTACACGACGGACAACTACTGGAGCGTCGGCGACACGAACGTTCCGGCAGAGGAGTTGACCACGACGATTCTCGGCGCAACGTCCATTGTGGACCCGACGCCGAAGATCAAGACCTCGTCCGTGGCGGTGAGCCCGTACATGGCGAACGTCGCGGCGTGGTGCACGACCTGCCACACGCGCTACCTCGCCCCGTCGCAGTCGTACAAGACCGACTCTGGTGACGCGGTCTTCACCTACCGGCACACCGGTGACAACGTCAGCGGTGACAGGGACGCCAGGAGCCGGAACTGCATCCAGTGCCACGTCGCGCACGGCTCCAACGCGGTCATGCCGAACTCGAGCGTGGAGTGGCCGGACGGCACCACGCCCAGCTCGGACAGCCGACTCCTCCGAGTCGACGACCGGGGCATCTGCGTGATGTGCCACAACGTCTGA